ATCGCGCTGTTGACCACCGCGTGTCTGTTTCCCGGCCTGGTATTCAACTACTACCTGGTGTTCGCCCTACCGATCGCGGCGCTGGTGGTCCGCGACCCCGAAGGGCCGCCGGAGTCCGGGATTTTCGACGGGTTTGCGACCCTGGGTGACCGCCGCCGCGTGATCGGCATCTGCGTGAGCCTTGCCGCGGCCCTGTCGATCGTCCGCATCCCGCTGCCCGGCCCGCCGATGATGTCGCCGCTCGCGGGTCAGCTGGGCGTTGTCGGGATCGTCGGCTACACACCGATTGTGCACACCACGGCGGAGTTGGCGCCGCTGTTGTGGCTGATCGCATGCGCGGCGATCATCGTCTCGTATGCGCGAAGACCGGATGCCGGCGCCCAGGCGAATATCCCTGCCGCCACTTCGGCCGTGGGCGAACCCATACCGGCTGCCGTGTCGCCGGGGGACGGCAAGTGAACCGGCCTCTCGTGCTACGAGATCGGCGATGGCTGTAACGGTCGCGCCGCTTTACGTCGGCGAAGTCTCGTCTTGAGCGTCGACGATGTGCACGTCGGCGGCGCCGCGCCGGAAGGAAAAGTACCGGTGGCCAACGTAGTTGAGCGCCAGGATGGGCACAAAGATGATCGCTTGCGCCGGGATGCGGTGCAGGCCCAGCTCGACCAGCACAGTCAGGGCGACGGCGTTGAGGCCAAACGTGGTGAGGTAGACACTTTCGAACCGCACGAGGTCACGCAGTACGTGGCCGCGAACGCGGAACACTAACCGACGATGCATCACGAACGCGAACAGCACGCTCAGTACGTGGGAGATGCCGACCGTCACCAGCGACCCGGCGATCGTGCCGAACCGGCGGTCGACGAAATGGCCCACGGTCTGCGAGCAGGCGACGAAGATGCCGAACCCGACGACGGTGTTGACTGCTCCGACCACTAGGAAAGCTACGCGCTGGTCGCGGACAAGCCGGATCAACGGCCCCGGCGGCGACGATTCGAGCGGCAAATCGAATTCAGTCATCCGACACATTCGAATGGGTCGAGTGAGCCCGGCTCACCCATAAGCGCGTCGGCGCCGCCATGCATATGCCCCTCCCAGTCGATCATTCATGCCATGGCATCGCTCAAGCGAAACGGATATCCCAGCCGTGCCCATGCCATCCCTCACCCTGTTTTCGGAGGGCTCCTCAGCCAAACATGCGAAGTACCCCGTCATCTCGACTCAGGCAACCCGGTCACCCGGGGACGCGCCCAGCGAAGACGGTCTGGGCGCCTGTGCCGTCGTCGGCGACTTCGTAGACCTCGGGCTCGAAGCCCGCCTCGCGGACATAATCAACGATGTCGCGGCCGAACTCGGTGAACGCCAACAAATCGGCCCCCACCGGAATGAACCGGTAAGCTCCGCTACCCCTACCGTGGTAGAGGGGCGGCATCAGGTGCATGATCTCGCCGTCATCGCCTACGCGGGCACGCGCTTCCGTAGTCGTACGCGTCCAGACCACCGGCACCGTGAAGACATGACGTCCTCCAGGCCGCAGCACTCGCCGCGTCTCGGCCAGTGCGGTGCGGAAGTCGGGAACGTGCTCGAGAGTGTCAGACGACAGGACCAGGTCAAAGGCAGCATCGGGGTAGGTAAAGCGACACATGTCTTCGTTACGGACGCCGTCAATGATTTCGCCCAGACGCTGCGGCCCCCGGTAAGCGGAGAAAGACAGCCGCGGCAGCCGACGCAACAGGACATGCAGCGATCCGAGCGAGCCGATCGTGTTTACTTCGGCGATGTCCAGGGCGCGAAACGCCGGATCCTCGATCAGTTCGGAGAACGACCCACACCCGGGCGGACCGTAGAGACCGATGAGGACCTCGGCGATCCGCCTCACTCTCAGGTTGCTGCAGCAAAACCGGCAGAACATGCTCTCGCGCAAGATGTTCGCCCGCGACACGGTGGAATCGGCCCAAAAGGCATGCACGTCGTCCGGGATGGTCCAGGAATTGAAGGCGAACCTGGTATCGGTGCCGCAGACCACGCAGCGGCCCGCTTTGTCGGCGCGTCGGTCGCGCGGCGGGCGCAGGTTGAGCAGCACAGGTCGCCCCACTCGCGCTTTCACCGCCGCCGCCACGCCCGCGGGGTTCAAAGTGATCATGACTCGCTCTCCATTTAGTAAGCGGTGTTTGCGGTGTAGACAGATATTCGTACTATGTTGGTCCACAATCGCGGACGTGCCGCGCAATATGTGAGAAGCCTAGCGCCCGAGTTAGTTAGGAACTAAATTGCTGCCCATGACCGCGGTCGTTGCCCCGGTGCTGCCGGCGGTGGAGGATTTGCCGCCGGTTTTCATCCCGCTGCCGCAACTGGTCATCGTCACGGCGACCGTCGTAAACAGCTGGTCCACTCCCGGGGCGTCGATTCGCCGTGATTCCATCGAATGCCGACCCGCTGAGCAGCGGGAGACAGCGTCGTGACGCCCTTGGTATCGGTGGTCGTGCCGGTTTACAACGGCATCGCGACAATTGATGCAACGATGCAGTCGCTTTTGGCGCAGACATTCCGTGACTTCGAACTGCTGGTTTCGGACAACATGTCCACCGACGGCACCTGGGAGGCCCTGCAGCGTTACACCGTCGACCCCCGGGTCCGGTTGATCCGACACGCGTCTAACGTTGGACCAACGGTGAACTTCAAGACCGTCACCGACCTAGCCACTGGCGAATTCATCAAGGCGGTCTGTGCCGATGACGTGTTGTATCCGGATAACCTCGAGGTGCTGGTGAAAGAGCTAGCAGCTCACCCTTCAGCGGTGGTGGCCGTCAGTTCCAGAGATGTTATCGATGCCACAGGGAGGATCGTGCTTCGCAACCGCGGATTGGCCGGACTCCGCGGTGAAATCGCCGGTCCTGACGCTATCCGGCGCAGCGTGCTCGCTGGCACCAACATTTTCGGCGAACCACCATCGGCCTTGTTCAGGCGCAGGCCCTTTGTTGACGCCGGTGGTTGGGATGTTCGCTTCCCCTTTCTCATGGATCTGGCGACCTACTGCGCGGTGCTACTTCATAGCAACGGCAGTCTTGTCGCGGTACCCCGGCCACTCTGGGCATTTCGAATCAGCGGTGCTCAGGCGAGTGTTGGAACGCAGATACAGTCCCAGGCCGGCGAGGTGATCGGGTTCTTTCGCGCGTTGGCCGCGGAGCACCCCGGGCTGCTCGGGCAGCGGTACCTGGCCGTCGGCAGCGCGCGAGCCCGCATGAACGCTTTCGGGCGCCACGTGGTGTACCGGTGGCTTGGGCGGCGGATGCACCCCGCGCCCCCCGCGGCAGAGGGCCAGCACGACGGCAGCAAGACGCGTTAAGGCTCTTGGGTGGAACCGAAATGCGATACCGTCCATGACCGCTGGGGAATCGAACTCCTGCCCTTCCGTTGCCCATGCACTTCCTGAGGCGACGTGTCCCCGGTACCAGGGGAGCGAATGTGGCAGTCAGCGCGCCTCGAATACCGGTAGGTACTCAGAGAGTCTTCGGTAATCGGCTTAAGCCTACTAGCGCATTGCTTGTTGCCGTAGTACAGACTCGTACACGCGCTTGACTGTCACGGGAAACGGCGTGATTGCCACGCTCTGGAACTCGCGCGGATACTCTGTGCAAAGCCTCAGATCCCGAACGTGATAACGCGAGGACGGGCTGGTCCCGAGTGCGATGCGGACGGAGCGGTGTGCGACCTGTTGTACCGTTCGTAGCACGGTGCAGACGGACACGGGTCGTTGAGACGAGATATTGCGCAGCAACGGCTCCGACGGCTGGTCGCGCACCACATTCTCGACCAGCGCGCACACCATCGCAGCGGCATCATCGACGTATAAGTAGTCGCGCAGTGTCTCCATCGGCACGAAAACGTTCAACGATTGTCGCGTGACCGCGGCTCGACATAGCTGACTGACCAGACCCTGCTGTTTCGCAAGATTCTGACCCGGCCCGGCGAGGTTTGAGAACCGCCCGATGACGAGCGGGACGCGGCCTTGAAGCGTCATCCGCAGGATCTCCTCCTGAGCGAGCTTCGTCTCGCCGTAGGGACTCAGCGGCCGTGGCGTCGTCGACTCACTGAACGGGGGGTGAGTCGACCCGGCATAGACGCCGCCCGCGGAGGATGAGAGAAAGAACGCGCCCTTACCTGCCGGCCGAACGTCTCGCAGCCTTGTGACGAAATGCGACATGATTCGCGTCTCCGCGGCGAGTTTGTCGGCCGTAGAACCGACGACGCCGCTGCCGGCGGCCCAGATGATCGACCAATCGTCGTTGTGGGCCGTTCGGACGAATCGCTTGAGGTCGGCATCGAGCACTTCGACCGCCGCATCGTCATCCTCCCACGGCACCGAAAGGTGGGTGAACGTCGGACCCATCGCCCGCGACACGGCGCTACCGAGAAGTCCGCCGCGACCCACGATCCAGGTAAGCACCCGTCAGTCCGCCGGATTGTCGAAGGTGTCACCGGGATCTCGCACGATGACGTATACGGGCTTGCCCATCGCCATAGTGGCTGAAGCGGCGATGTATTCGGCGATGATCCCCAGGGCGAACAAGGTGGCCCCGCCGACGACAAGCACCGCCACGAACACCGATGTCCACCCTTGCACGGTGATACCGCCGACCAGCTTCTGAATCATGCTGTAAATCGCCACACCAAAACCGAGAAGGGCGAACAAGATGCCCATCATTGACACGAAACGCAGCGGCCGGGTACCCGACGAGATGACGAGGCGCCAAAAATGCGACACCAGGCGACGCAGGGTGTAGGCGCTTGCAGGTCGTCCTTCTTGGCGCATCATCACCGGACAGGTCGACGGGTTGGCGACAACCCAAGAAAGAGCGACATCCAAAAACACGCCCGCACCGGCGTAGGCTGCGACACTTCGTCCGGCCTCGCCGAGGATCAATCGGTAACTGTTGAATGCACTGGGCCCGTCAGACGACACCAGGACGTGCACAAACAACCACTTCGTGATCCGAGACGCCGCGTTGCGCAACACCCCATGCGGCGGTCGATTTCTCGGCGAGGCATACACCAGCTGTGTGCGGTCCCGGTAGGCCGTGTCGAGCAAGTCACCGATGTAACCCGGGTCGTGCTGCCCGTCCTCGTCCATCGTGACGATCCAGTCCCCGCCCGACGAGGTCATGCCCGCAAGTGTGGCCGGATGTTGTCCGAAGTTGCGAGACAACCACACCGGGCGCACCCATTCGTCGTGCCCGGCCAACTCACGAACGACTTCTTCGCTACCGCGAATGCCCCGGTCCCACACCAGGAGCACCTCGTCGACGCGGAACTCACGACCGTCGCGGGTTTGCTGAGTCGAACGCAGCTGCGCAAGCTCCTTCACCACGCCAGGCAAAGTCGCAGCTCCGTTGTAGACCGGGATCACAACGCTGACCGAATCCACACGGCTCAACTGACGGTCACCAGTCACGCGTTGCCTCCCCAACATACGGCTCCAGTGAAGTGACTGTACCGATGGATAAGCGGGTAAGTGATGCCAATTGTGGTTCTTCCCCACGGTTCCGGCCGTCGGGGTGGAGACAGCCGGTGTACATGCCGCGTGTCCCGCTGATTACGGTCCGCGGTGTCGGGCAGCAAGAGTAGACTCATGCGCTCGAAGGCGACCTGGAGTACGAGGGCGCGAAGTATCTAACCGTTGGGGGTCTTTCTTTCTCATTCGTCATCTTGCGGGGCAAGTGTTCAAACGCTCGTGTCGATGTATTGGAGTATATGACTGTCATAATAGAAGGTAACTTGAGTTGCCCTTATGCATTAACAGATCGGCCAAGAAAGTGGTTGATTAGGTACCACCCCAAACATAAGCGAGTCCAATGAAAGCCGTAATACTGGCCGGGGGCCTCGGTACTCGCCTGAGTGAGGAAACCACGATCCGCCCCAAACCTATGGTGGAGATCGGCGGGCGACCCATCCTGTGGCACATCATGAAACTCTACTCGCATCACGGTATTCGTGATTTTGTCGTTTGCTGTGGCTATAAGGGTTACGTCATCAAAGAGTATTTCGCCAACTATTTCCTGCACATGTCGGACGTGACATTTGATATGTCCCTCAACAAGATGGAAGTCCATCGGCACCACGCGG
The nucleotide sequence above comes from Mycobacterium pseudokansasii. Encoded proteins:
- a CDS encoding GtrA family protein; the protein is MTEFDLPLESSPPGPLIRLVRDQRVAFLVVGAVNTVVGFGIFVACSQTVGHFVDRRFGTIAGSLVTVGISHVLSVLFAFVMHRRLVFRVRGHVLRDLVRFESVYLTTFGLNAVALTVLVELGLHRIPAQAIIFVPILALNYVGHRYFSFRRGAADVHIVDAQDETSPT
- a CDS encoding class I SAM-dependent methyltransferase, with product MITLNPAGVAAAVKARVGRPVLLNLRPPRDRRADKAGRCVVCGTDTRFAFNSWTIPDDVHAFWADSTVSRANILRESMFCRFCCSNLRVRRIAEVLIGLYGPPGCGSFSELIEDPAFRALDIAEVNTIGSLGSLHVLLRRLPRLSFSAYRGPQRLGEIIDGVRNEDMCRFTYPDAAFDLVLSSDTLEHVPDFRTALAETRRVLRPGGRHVFTVPVVWTRTTTEARARVGDDGEIMHLMPPLYHGRGSGAYRFIPVGADLLAFTEFGRDIVDYVREAGFEPEVYEVADDGTGAQTVFAGRVPG
- a CDS encoding glycosyltransferase family 2 protein; protein product: MTPLVSVVVPVYNGIATIDATMQSLLAQTFRDFELLVSDNMSTDGTWEALQRYTVDPRVRLIRHASNVGPTVNFKTVTDLATGEFIKAVCADDVLYPDNLEVLVKELAAHPSAVVAVSSRDVIDATGRIVLRNRGLAGLRGEIAGPDAIRRSVLAGTNIFGEPPSALFRRRPFVDAGGWDVRFPFLMDLATYCAVLLHSNGSLVAVPRPLWAFRISGAQASVGTQIQSQAGEVIGFFRALAAEHPGLLGQRYLAVGSARARMNAFGRHVVYRWLGRRMHPAPPAAEGQHDGSKTR
- a CDS encoding NAD-dependent epimerase/dehydratase family protein; this encodes MLTWIVGRGGLLGSAVSRAMGPTFTHLSVPWEDDDAAVEVLDADLKRFVRTAHNDDWSIIWAAGSGVVGSTADKLAAETRIMSHFVTRLRDVRPAGKGAFFLSSSAGGVYAGSTHPPFSESTTPRPLSPYGETKLAQEEILRMTLQGRVPLVIGRFSNLAGPGQNLAKQQGLVSQLCRAAVTRQSLNVFVPMETLRDYLYVDDAAAMVCALVENVVRDQPSEPLLRNISSQRPVSVCTVLRTVQQVAHRSVRIALGTSPSSRYHVRDLRLCTEYPREFQSVAITPFPVTVKRVYESVLRQQAMR
- a CDS encoding glycosyltransferase; amino-acid sequence: MTGDRQLSRVDSVSVVIPVYNGAATLPGVVKELAQLRSTQQTRDGREFRVDEVLLVWDRGIRGSEEVVRELAGHDEWVRPVWLSRNFGQHPATLAGMTSSGGDWIVTMDEDGQHDPGYIGDLLDTAYRDRTQLVYASPRNRPPHGVLRNAASRITKWLFVHVLVSSDGPSAFNSYRLILGEAGRSVAAYAGAGVFLDVALSWVVANPSTCPVMMRQEGRPASAYTLRRLVSHFWRLVISSGTRPLRFVSMMGILFALLGFGVAIYSMIQKLVGGITVQGWTSVFVAVLVVGGATLFALGIIAEYIAASATMAMGKPVYVIVRDPGDTFDNPAD